DNA from Archaeoglobus veneficus SNP6:
AGACTCGTTAAGCCGAGACACACGTATCTGCTCTGGAAAAAGGCCGTTGAAAGGGGCGAGGACTTGCCCGTTGCCATAGCAATAGGCGTGCACCCCCTCTTCCTCTTCGCCTCAGCCACGAGGGTGCCGGAAGGTAAGGAGTTTGGTTATGCTGCCTCGCTCATGAACGGTCTCGACCTGAACATAATCGAGGATATGCTCGTCCCCAGCGCTGAGATAGTCCTCGTGGGAAGGATAACCAAAGAGCTTGCGGACGAAGGGCCGTTTGTGGACATAACCGGAACCTACGACCTCGTAAGGAAGGAGCCTGTCATCGAAATCGACGCAATCTACGCGAAGGACGACCCAATTTACTACTCCATAACTCCGGCGAGCAGCGAGCATCAGGTACTCATGGGCATTCCGTACGAGCCGGAGATATACAGAGCCGTTGCGAAGGTGTGCAGGGTAAAGAACGTTGCCATGAGCCCCGGAGGAATGCACTACTTCCATGCCGTGGTTCAAATCGAAAAACACAGTGAGGGAGACGGGAAGAACGCAATCCTTGCAGCCTTTGCAGCCCATCACAGCCTGAAACATGTTGTAGTAGTAGACGATGACATAGACATCTACAGCAGCGAGGATGTTGAATACGCAATAGCGACGCGCTTCCAGGCAGACAGAGACCTCGTAATAGTTCCGAACGCGAGGGGTAGCAGTCTCGACCCATCGTCGAATAAGGGCCTGACGGCAAAGTGGGGTATCGACGCAACCAAGGAGCTCTCGAGGCGTGAGGACTTCGAGAGAGTTGTCTGAGAAGGCGGTCTGAAAGGTGGTCTGATTGTACCTCAGCAGGGAAGAGGAGAAACTGCTCGAAAGCGATAACCCAACGGTTGCGAAATCAATGGAGATTCTCGTAGCCCTCGGCGAAATATACGGAGCTGACCGCCTTGTGGATATCAAATCGGCCCACGTGTCAGGTATATCTTACCAGAATATAGGTGATGCGGGCCTTGAGTGGCTCGAAGGTCTGAACGCAAGGGTTGCTGTTCCCACCACTGTAAACCCCGCGGGCATGGATGTAATTAGATGGAAGGAAATGGGAATCGATGAGGGCTTCTACAGAAAGCAGATGCGGATTTTAAAGGCCCTCGAAAGAATAGGGGCAGAAATGAGCCTGACGTGCACACCCTACTACTTCTCTGATGTATCTAAAGGTGACCACCTTGCGTGGGCGGAAAGCAACGCCGTTATTTACGCAAACTCTGTTCTGGGGGCAAGAACGAACAGGGAGAGCGGGATAAGTGCGATAGCTGCGGGAATAACAGGAAAAACTCCCCGCTACGGCATGCACGTAAAGGGGAACAGAGCACCAAACGTTCTCGTGAAAGTGGGGGGGGATAACGCATCCCTCATAGGCTACGAAATTGGAAAGCTGTTGAAGCACGACGAAATCCCCCTCATAGTCGCAGATAGAAAGTTCAGCAACGACGAGCTGAAGCTCATGGGGGCGGCGATGGCTGCAACGGGGAACAAGGCAATTTTCCATGTTGAGGGTCAGACACCCGAGTGGGATGACTTCGAAAGACCGTCGGAGAAGCTCGAAATCGACGTGAAAGAGGTTGAAAAAACCTGCGAGCCGGATCTGGTTGCTATTGGCTGCCCTCATCTATCCAGGGAAGAGCTTTTGAGGATTGTGGAATTACTGAGAGGTAAAAAGGTGAAAAGGGAATTCTGGGTCTTCACTTCGAGAAAGCTTGCAGAGGAATGCAGGAGCATCGTTGAGAGCATCGAAAGGAGTGGAGCGAAGGTCTTCTGCGATACATGCATGGTTGTGTCGCCAGCAACGGAGAACTTCGAGTGTGTAATGGTGAATTCAGGAAAAGCTCTGGAGTACATTCCAAAACTCAGGGGGGTAAAGGCAGTTTTTGGAAGCCTCGAGGAATGCATAAAAGTGGCAATTTCATAAGTTTTTGTAACTCAGAGATAATTAAGAGAAGAAGTCGAGGGTGACTTCCTTCCCCTTCGACTTTTTCTTCCTTCGCTTTTCTCTTCTTTCTCTTTTCACCTTTTCTTCTGTCTCTTCCTCGCTCTCATCTCCTTCTTCGCTAACAACTTCGATAAGCTTTTCTTCTTCCGCTTCGGCTGCCGTAGCAAGCTCTTCTTCTCTCTCGAGCATTTCAAACGCTGTGAGGAAGCTCTCGTCCTCAACTCTGTGGAGCCTGTGCTCTTTTACATACTTCATAATCTCCTTTGCTCTCTCCTCGTCACCAGTAATGAACTTGATGTCGTCTTCACTGAAATCGTAAAAAGCAGCAACACTTGCAGCAATCGGGATTTCGGTCTTTGACAGCAGGAATTTGATGGTGAAATACATTTCCGTCGAAGCTTTCTTCTTCGAAAGGTGGGAATAGCGACCAATCTTTGCGAGGATTGTCTTCATTTTCTCTCTTCTCTGCCTGCTCGCAGCAAGCATCTGCCATATTGCCGGTCTTCGATAGCGGGTGAAGCCCCTTCTTGCCTCCTTCTTCACCTGCTGCACACCAGCAGTCATGAGGTACGTGGCGTACTTCCACAGCCTGTAGAACTGCCTCCTTCTGACCCTTCCGAGGAATATGTCGGCTCTCGAAAGGACGAGGTATCCCTTCAGGAGGTCTTCTCCGCTGTACTCAAGTGGGAGATTTTCATCTATCCAGTTTATGAAATCGTCGGGCGATTCGTCCAGGAGCATCGCCTCGCTGTAAACTGCCGAACTCGTGGTTTTGAAGATCTTCTGCATTACCTTGAAAACGTCAGTCTCCTGGGTTCTTTTTGCTGTTACGACATCTTCAACTCTTATCTCAGTCTTCCCTTCTGCAATCGCCTGAAGGTCGTTTATCGCCGCTCTCAAATCTCCTCCAGCGTTCCTCGCTATCGATTCGAGCGCCCTTCTGTCCGCCCTGATTCCTTCTTGGGCGCAGATTCTTTCGAGAACTGCTACAACTCTCCTGACATCGAGACGCCTGAAAGTAATCATCTCACAGAGGTTTCTCAGCTCTGCAGAGAGAT
Protein-coding regions in this window:
- a CDS encoding aconitase X catalytic domain-containing protein; amino-acid sequence: MYLSREEEKLLESDNPTVAKSMEILVALGEIYGADRLVDIKSAHVSGISYQNIGDAGLEWLEGLNARVAVPTTVNPAGMDVIRWKEMGIDEGFYRKQMRILKALERIGAEMSLTCTPYYFSDVSKGDHLAWAESNAVIYANSVLGARTNRESGISAIAAGITGKTPRYGMHVKGNRAPNVLVKVGGDNASLIGYEIGKLLKHDEIPLIVADRKFSNDELKLMGAAMAATGNKAIFHVEGQTPEWDDFERPSEKLEIDVKEVEKTCEPDLVAIGCPHLSREELLRIVELLRGKKVKREFWVFTSRKLAEECRSIVESIERSGAKVFCDTCMVVSPATENFECVMVNSGKALEYIPKLRGVKAVFGSLEECIKVAIS
- a CDS encoding replication factor C large subunit, with product MLWVEKYRPKTIKDVVADKKVLEKVVTWAKNWEKGIVQKPLLFAGPPGTGKTSLALAIANTFGWEVVELNASDQRNWRIIYHIVGEGAFSETISDEGEFLSIRQGRLKLIILDEVDNIHKKEDAGGEGALIRLLKKKPRQPIILTANEPYNLSAELRNLCEMITFRRLDVRRVVAVLERICAQEGIRADRRALESIARNAGGDLRAAINDLQAIAEGKTEIRVEDVVTAKRTQETDVFKVMQKIFKTTSSAVYSEAMLLDESPDDFINWIDENLPLEYSGEDLLKGYLVLSRADIFLGRVRRRQFYRLWKYATYLMTAGVQQVKKEARRGFTRYRRPAIWQMLAASRQRREKMKTILAKIGRYSHLSKKKASTEMYFTIKFLLSKTEIPIAASVAAFYDFSEDDIKFITGDEERAKEIMKYVKEHRLHRVEDESFLTAFEMLEREEELATAAEAEEEKLIEVVSEEGDESEEETEEKVKRERREKRRKKKSKGKEVTLDFFS
- a CDS encoding UbiD family decarboxylase, whose translation is MSLRDAIPPDVVVHDEELKHDEVANFVKEHGYEKTPLILNVEGKRVAMNFISTRERLCSYLGIKKEELAPYLAKSGYDGPIRIGKAELSRKNWNLLDLPILRYFPRDGGRYVTAGVVIARWGDVEDTNSYNACIHRLMLLDEKRLVARLVKPRHTYLLWKKAVERGEDLPVAIAIGVHPLFLFASATRVPEGKEFGYAASLMNGLDLNIIEDMLVPSAEIVLVGRITKELADEGPFVDITGTYDLVRKEPVIEIDAIYAKDDPIYYSITPASSEHQVLMGIPYEPEIYRAVAKVCRVKNVAMSPGGMHYFHAVVQIEKHSEGDGKNAILAAFAAHHSLKHVVVVDDDIDIYSSEDVEYAIATRFQADRDLVIVPNARGSSLDPSSNKGLTAKWGIDATKELSRREDFERVV